From the genome of Candidatus Dormiibacterota bacterium:
CCTCGCCCGCCTTGGCGGTCTGCGCGTTGAAGTTCTTGCAGAAGTCCATGATATTGACACCCTGCTGGCCCAGCGCGGGGCCGACGGGCGGCGCCGGCGTCGCCTTGCCGGCGGGGATGTGCAGCTTGACGTAGCCGACGATCTTCTTGGCCATGAGCCGTGTCCTTCGACGCCCTTGACGGGCCTTAGAGCTTCTCGACCTTCAGGAAGTCGAGCTCGACGGGCGTCGACCGCCCGAAAATGGTCACCATCACCTTCAGCGTGGCGCGGTCCTGATTGACCTCGTCCACGATCCCGGAAAAGTTGGAGAACGGCCCGTCCACGATGCGGACCTGGTCGCCCCTCTGGAAGTGGAACTTCGGCTTCGGCTTCTCCGCCGCCACCGAGACCTGGTTGATGATGCGGTCCACTTCCTCCTGCGTGAGCGGCGTCGGCTTCAGCCCCGAGCCGACGAAGCCGGTCACCTTGGGAGTGTTCTTCACGACGTGCCAGGTGGCGTCGTTCATCTCCATGTTGATCAGCACGTATCCCGGAAAGAACTTCTTCTTGGAGATGACCTTCGCGCCGTCCCGCATCTCGACGACATCCTCGGTCGGGATGAGGATCTCGCCGATGTCGTTGTCCATCCCGAGCGCCTCCGTGCGCTGCTTGAGGCTCTCGCGGACCTTGTTCT
Proteins encoded in this window:
- the nusG gene encoding transcription termination/antitermination protein NusG gives rise to the protein MAKLWYIVHTYSGYENKVRESLKQRTEALGMDNDIGEILIPTEDVVEMRDGAKVISKKKFFPGYVLINMEMNDATWHVVKNTPKVTGFVGSGLKPTPLTQEEVDRIINQVSVAAEKPKPKFHFQRGDQVRIVDGPFSNFSGIVDEVNQDRATLKVMVTIFGRSTPVELDFLKVEKL